A DNA window from Helianthus annuus cultivar XRQ/B chromosome 15, HanXRQr2.0-SUNRISE, whole genome shotgun sequence contains the following coding sequences:
- the LOC118487510 gene encoding uncharacterized protein LOC118487510, with protein MVMVLGLSGAFSVKSVKKLLSSSLQQHIPNSFVWNNWVPRKVNIFGWRLALDRLPTRVALAHRNINMASIRCPLCGDKDESTSHLFAECFVSSVVWEMVSSWLKIPPIYAFTSEDLLRVHQNITGPAAMKKMVQAIILTSCWSLWKQRNDTIFYGNRVDISRIFAEIKSTSFLWVKNRAKMYSLEWSDWCSFNVL; from the coding sequence ATGGTCATGGTCCTCGGACTCTCAGGAGCATTCTCGGTAAAATCGGTTAAAAAACTTCTTTCTAGCTCGCTTCAACAGCACATTCCCAACAGTTTTGTATGGAATAATTGGGTTCCACGCAAAGTTAACATCTTCGGGTGGCGATTGGCTCTTGACAGGCTTCCTACCAGAGTTGCTCTTGCACATCGGAATATTAACATGGCATCTATCCGCTGCCCACTTTGCGGAGACAAAGATGAATCAACCTCTCATCTTTTTGCAGAATGCTTTGTTAGCTCGGTTGTGTGGGAGATGGTTTCCAGTTGGCTCAAAATCCCTCCTATATATGCTTTCACATCGGAAGATCTGCTTCGAGTCCACCAGAATATCACCGGTCCAGCTGCAATGAAGAAAATGGTCCAAGCTATCATCTTAACTTCATGCTGGAGCTTATGGAAACAACGCAACGATACTATCTTCTACGGTAATCGAGTGGATATCTCAAGAATCTTTGCTGAAATCAAATCCACAAGCTTTCTTTGGgtaaaaaatagagcaaaaatgTACTCGTTAGAATGGTCAGATTGGTGTAGCTTCAATGTTTTGTAA